gtaaaaaaagcagaaatgatCCATTTCCTTATCCTACAGTGGATAACCGATTCATGAGAACGGGTATTCTGTGAGAAGTTCAAGAACATCGTAAAATACCCgtcaacgtgttttttttccctctcaaaGACATGataatcatggaaaaaaagAGGAACAAAATCTCAACTTTCGGCTCATGTCATGTTGCCGGAAGTGACGCGAAGGCGGAGCCTGAGCTCTTTTTGCTTCTGCAGATATTCGGCTGCTGCAGTCCTCTATCATCATATGTGTCAGTCTGGGGATCAGGACGGCTGTCGCCGCTGACTGAAGATATTGTTTGTCCGAGAGCTGAGAGTCTACAATGGGGCAGATAGAGTGGGCTATGTGGGCCAATGAGCAAGCTCTGGCGTCCGGGCTGAGTAAGTTAAACTTCACTGAACTTTTTTCTCGAAGGTGGTCCACCTATTTCCATTGCGACTTCGAAGACACCTCGAAGTGTGAACTGTTGTAGCTTCTAACATATAAAGAGCACAGCGGGCAGTCTTACCTGTAACTAAAGCATTAGGTCTGTGCTGATCGCATGTTTAAATGGGtgcttattttcctttttctctgATACAAGAAGTCAGTTTTTATAAAGTTTGGAAAGTAGTGTagttttagtctttttttaaaactcttgagatgttttttttaacagtagaTTGTTTTTCATATTCTAAGGTAACTCTTTCCCTATCTTTTAAATAAAACGATTCAATCTAACGCTAAATGTGTTCTTATAATAACATCGTGAAAGGAAGAAGCTGTATCTTTATCTAATGGTGATAAAGGGTACAAATGTAATGCGCACCTTCCTTTGCATTTCTCATTCTCTAATTATATATTAGCtggtaattaaacattaaaataccaCTGAAATATCCAGATTCCTGCCTCCAGCTTCAAGCTGTCAAGGGTGTATATTGCCCCTTTAAAAAGATTCTTTACTTTTGCAAATATCCATCGATCCTTCATGGGAAAGCCGATGAGTGTCTGCAGGATGTTACTCGAAGCCCGTCTTTGCTGGTGTTCAGTGtctcttcttctcttctcttccccTTTTCAGTTCTCCTGGCCGGCGGCATCGTGGGGGTGGCGGGACAGTTCCGCGGGTGGGAGTTTGCGGCTTATGGAGTGTATCCTTTTGGCTCATGCGGCGCTCTCGGAATGTGCTTTGATGTAAATGATAAAAACAACTTAACCTTCAGTGACTGGGCTACAGCAAATTGAACCGAAGAGGGCTGCTCGGTGGCACAGTATCAGCCTGTCTCTGAAAGCTGTGCTGTTTTCAGGGATTTGTGAGGAAAGGAGAGAGCCCAGGAAGAGTAAGGGTACACTTGTTGTACTCTGGCACAGTGTGTCCCAGTCTCCGTCGTGGGGATATCGCTGACCTTTCATCACTGGTTTTTCATCTGACTTCTggattaattatatttattgaaTAAACTGTTTAATCTCCCGCATTAGTGATCAATTCGTTTAAGTACGTTATGTCAAAGAAATGTAGGATGTTTATTGCTGCAATTTGCTTTACATGTTTTGCTTTCCTACAGATTTATAAGaaatttataagaaaaaaacctAATTGCTTGTCAGTCATTGATGTATTCACACAGgttggaaagaaactgtgcCAAACAGTCAAATTATAAACTTTACATTCTCTGCGATATATAGTTCCATTGTCTAAATTCACCTTGAAACAAGCCTGACTGACAAGAATGACAAAGTCTAACATTTGACACCAGGCTGGTGCTAATTAGTACCCTTCTTTTTGTATTCAAGGGCTGAAGCTGAAGCTGAAGctgatttttaaaagcaaatagtttcatgatttaatcattttaatgacTCGATAGCTTGGTTGGAATAAACTGGGGTACTCCAGGAAAGAGGGCTGTGACGTGTGCTGGACTGTACCCCGGACACGAGGGGGTGTGCTCCAGGGAGTGTGTCCTGTAGCACCTCTGTCGATTGTGTTGACACACCCTGTTGTGTTACTTCAGACGGCTCAGTCTTAAAGCAGCACCGTGGTCACGTACTGTAGTGCTGGGGCTGTCCGGCACACTGAGGAACAGAGCTCCAGGAAGTGGTGTTCAGAGAAGATGTTAAACCAGTTTGGCAGGCTCTTTCGATTAAATTGGACCTGACTCATTCTCTTAAGACCCTTAAGAGCTGTTTGTCTGTTCAGAACTATGCATGTGGTCATCTGAATATGGGGAAGCCCAGTAAGCTCTTAGATACAGATTTTTAATTCGGAGGTGAAAAACAGCTGACAACATCAAAGAGTAAAACATTACACCTAGGCATGGAATTCCGGAGGAAACAATGATGAATTTCCCATAATCCAACCTAATGCTAGATAGTGCTCTGTTCTGCAGTGCAGATTACAGGTACTCTTCACACAGAAAAAGAACCAGGAAGTTctgttcctcccacagtcctctGGAATAATGAATCCACTCTGATGTGTTTGGGGGCTCAGGGGCGTGTGGACGCGGGGATGTGGGTGCAGGGGCGGTGGGGTGCAGGGGCGTGTGGACGCAGGGGTGTGGGGGCAGTGGGGTGCGGGGGCATGTGGACGTGGGGGTGAGGACAGTGGGGCCCAGGGGCGTGTGGACACAGGGATGTGGGGGCAGGGGGGTGCAGGGGCGTGTGGACACAGGGATGTGGGGGCAGGGGGGCACAGGGGCAGTGGGGCGCAGGGGCGTGTGGACGCAGGGGTGTGGGGGCAGGGGGGTGCAGGGGCGTGTGGACGCAGGGGTGTGGGGGCAGGGGGGCACAGGGGCAGTGGGGCGCAGGGGCGTGTGGACGCAGGGGTGTGGGGGCAGGGGGGCACAGGGGCAGTGGGGCGCAGGGGCGTGTGGACGCAGGGATGTGGGCGCAGGGGCGGTGGGGTGCAGGGGCGTGTGGGTGTAGGGGGGCGCAGGGGCACGGGGGCGGCCGAAGCCGTGTCTTGCAGGGCTGCAGTCCTTGACTGCCTCCACAGGGCTGCCGGCGTGTTCGTGTGCCTGCTGGAGTACCCCCGGGGCAAGAGGATGAGCAAGGGCACCAACATGGAGCGGACGTGAGTGCCAGTCCAGGGCTGTCTGCAGGAACTGGGGGCGGGGGGAGGGGGACTGGATGACCTCGTTTCTGGACAGGAACCCCAAAGCTGCACTCCTCTGGCAAATAGAGTTGGTCAGCACAAAGTGCGCTTCAGAGTTTAGATGACTCTCAGCTGAAAGCCAAGCACTTGTCTTGAAAGCCAAACCCCTCGCTTTCAGCAAGAtcctttctttaaaacaacCGCAACAGGAGAGAAAGGCTTTACTTTTCTATTGGAAGCCTCCCTCATGGTGTCCATTTGTGCAACAGGGGCCTGAGGAGTCACATCCAATCTCAATCCATTCAGAAGTTAAATCACAAAGTTCAAAACAAGGAGCAAAACACAAAGCCAAGAGCCTCTCTCTTCCCGTCTTGTGTGTGGGGTTAACAAAGCAGGCTGTGATTTCCTCATTAGGTGGGCATGTAGAGATTAAAGACAAGtgcttttgttttacattccacatgtaaataaaaacacatcacACACATAGCTTCTTTTCTTTACAGGGGACAGAGGTGCCTGACGATCTGTGTGAAGGCGTTTGGGCCGGTCACTAGAAACTACTAcgtcagagctgtgctgcacgCAATGTATGTTGTGAGGTTTTCACACATGTGGGTCTGGTTGTGTCTATTAcccagtctgtctgtgtctaaTGTCTTATTCCAGCTGGGCTAACCAGCACGATCACTTATGCCACCATTGCATTAGGGCCTCCAGTTCTCTTTAAAGCCGAGCTTAATCAGAAACTGATAACattaaaattgcacatttttTGAATTTGCAAAGTTCAGTTAAAGGTCCGGTGAGTCGGAAGGGGTGAGGAGTCAAGAGCAGAAGAACTCTGGAGGTTATGAAGTCTGAACCTGAATGCTGCTCTTTGTCAAATTCCTGATTCAGGCATCATTTCAGTTGAATTGTAACATTCCTCATTTTTGCTCCACACACTGCCTGTGGTGAATTCCCACCGTGGGGTTCCAGGAAGGGCTTATTGTACTTGGTTGTTTTGGTTCATTGCCCTGTGCACTGCCTCCACGCCCTCGATTAAGAGGAACAGGACTTACACTGTGCACTTCCTTCTTCCCAGATGTCTGGCTGAAAGATTTTTAATAGGTGTATTTCTGTTAGCACTAGGGCAGGACTGAAGAGAGTTAAATACAGTTGTACCTTATTTCCTTGTCCTGCCCGTCTCCTGTGCTGAGCAGCCTGCCTTTTCCTCCCAGTGCTGATTACTGGCAGAGTGTGATTCATGTTTCTAGACCAGGAAGACAGCATCTGGATGCTGAGGTCAACGTACAAGCACCCCCACCAGGAGGGATTGGAAGTCCtgatttattgattttaaacattttatacattttaggcaATTAACGTCACTTGCTTACTTCCTTTTATAGcctaaaacattaaattatttggATTATAGGTGTGTCTCTTGAATGCTTTTCTCACATGTCCCATAGCACGTGTACtatatttctgaattttaaaataatcttattttaatacattgtctGCGCTATGCTGTCTTCCCCACAGTCTGTCCGTGCCAGGAGGCTTCATTCTGCCCACTGTCCTGGGCTGTGTCTG
This genomic interval from Lepisosteus oculatus isolate fLepOcu1 chromosome 20, fLepOcu1.hap2, whole genome shotgun sequence contains the following:
- the cyba gene encoding cytochrome b-245 light chain — encoded protein: MGQIEWAMWANEQALASGLILLAGGIVGVAGQFRGWEFAAYGVAAGVFVCLLEYPRGKRMSKGTNMERTGQRCLTICVKAFGPVTRNYYVRAVLHAILSVPGGFILPTVLGCVCLGIASLIYLAAAIRGEQWEPILPQTVTKERIGQSIKQPPQNPPPRPPVDVRRKRTDDAEGAAYVNPIPVTASES